A DNA window from Agarivorans sp. TSD2052 contains the following coding sequences:
- the infB gene encoding translation initiation factor IF-2, which translates to MTEVSIKQLATDVGTNEDKLIQQFSDAGITKSLTDTVTQEEKAKLLEHLKSQHGDETSPSRMTLKRTTKSTLNVAGTGGKARAVQVEVRKKRTYVKRSAVEEQAKQEAEEKARIEAEEATRVQAEAAAKTAAEEKAKRDAEEKIKREEKAAAAAAAAKAKEAEKRVADAEKSPEQLAAEKEAADIARKQEETAIAKAEAEAEKKAEEAKKLAVENAARWAEEEKLRKKREESADYHVTTSTYARAAEDEQEQKAEAPRRKKRKPKQNDSNNSRRGGRKNNKPQVATPTAMQHGFNKPAQPVEREVRISETISVGELASKMAVKATEVIKAMMKMGAMATINQVIDQETATLVAEELGHKVVLVKENALEEQVMQEAESTGEKTNRAPVVTIMGHVDHGKTSLLDYIRRAKVADGEAGGITQHIGAYHVETNGNMVTFLDTPGHAAFTSMRARGAKATDIVVLVVAADDGVMPQTVEAVQHARAAGVPLVVAVNKMDKEGADPDRVKNELSQHEVIPEDWGGDVQFVHVSAKSGEGIDDLLEAIVLQSDVLELTASHIGAASGVVIESRLDKGRGPIASILVQHGQLEKGDIILCGLEYGRIRAMKDENGKDIDSAGPSIPVEILGLSGVPQAGDEATVVRDEKKAREVALYRQGKFRDVKLARQQKSKLENMFANMEEGEVQELNIVLKSDVQGSLEAIADSLTKLSTDEVKVNIIGRGVGGITETDATLAAASNAIVLGFNVRADATARRIIESESVDLHYYSVIYDLIDEVKSAMTGLLAPEFKQQIMGLAEVRDVFKSPKLGAIAGCMVLEGQVKRSNPIRVLRDNIVIYEGELESLRRFKDDVNEVRNGMECGIGVKNYNDVRAGDQIEVFEIVEVKRTL; encoded by the coding sequence ATGACAGAAGTTTCAATTAAACAACTCGCGACAGACGTGGGAACAAACGAAGATAAATTAATTCAGCAATTTTCAGATGCTGGTATTACTAAATCTTTAACTGACACTGTAACTCAAGAAGAAAAAGCTAAACTTCTCGAGCACTTGAAGTCACAGCATGGCGATGAAACCTCGCCAAGCCGTATGACTTTAAAGCGCACCACAAAAAGCACTCTGAATGTAGCTGGTACTGGTGGTAAAGCTCGTGCTGTGCAGGTAGAAGTTCGCAAGAAGCGTACTTATGTAAAACGCAGCGCTGTTGAAGAGCAAGCAAAGCAAGAAGCAGAAGAAAAAGCTCGCATCGAAGCAGAAGAAGCAACCCGCGTTCAAGCTGAAGCAGCGGCTAAAACAGCGGCTGAAGAAAAAGCCAAGCGTGATGCTGAAGAAAAGATCAAGCGTGAAGAAAAAGCTGCCGCTGCTGCTGCTGCCGCTAAAGCTAAAGAAGCTGAGAAACGTGTCGCTGATGCTGAAAAATCTCCAGAGCAACTCGCTGCTGAGAAAGAAGCGGCTGATATAGCACGTAAGCAAGAAGAGACAGCCATCGCTAAAGCCGAGGCTGAGGCTGAGAAGAAAGCTGAAGAAGCCAAGAAACTAGCGGTAGAAAATGCTGCTCGCTGGGCTGAAGAAGAAAAACTTCGTAAGAAACGTGAAGAGTCAGCTGATTATCACGTAACAACTTCTACCTATGCGCGTGCCGCAGAAGATGAGCAAGAACAAAAAGCCGAAGCACCACGCCGCAAAAAGCGTAAGCCTAAGCAGAATGATTCTAATAATTCTCGTCGTGGTGGTCGTAAAAACAATAAACCTCAGGTGGCTACACCCACTGCTATGCAGCATGGTTTTAACAAACCCGCTCAACCTGTAGAGCGTGAAGTTCGCATTAGCGAAACGATCTCTGTAGGCGAATTGGCTAGCAAGATGGCGGTTAAAGCCACTGAAGTTATTAAAGCGATGATGAAGATGGGCGCTATGGCGACCATTAACCAAGTGATTGATCAAGAAACTGCCACCTTGGTAGCAGAAGAACTTGGTCATAAAGTGGTTCTTGTTAAAGAAAACGCGCTTGAAGAGCAAGTGATGCAAGAAGCTGAGTCAACCGGTGAGAAAACCAACCGTGCGCCAGTGGTAACTATTATGGGTCACGTTGACCATGGTAAAACCTCATTACTTGATTATATTCGTCGAGCAAAAGTGGCAGACGGTGAAGCGGGTGGTATTACCCAGCATATTGGTGCTTACCATGTAGAGACCAACGGTAACATGGTTACCTTCCTGGATACTCCTGGACACGCAGCATTTACTTCAATGCGTGCCCGTGGCGCTAAAGCTACCGATATCGTCGTGTTGGTTGTCGCTGCAGATGATGGTGTAATGCCACAAACTGTAGAAGCAGTTCAGCATGCTCGTGCAGCAGGTGTTCCACTGGTTGTTGCAGTGAACAAGATGGACAAAGAAGGCGCAGATCCAGATCGCGTTAAGAATGAACTATCACAACATGAAGTTATCCCTGAAGACTGGGGTGGTGACGTACAGTTTGTTCACGTGTCAGCTAAAAGCGGTGAAGGCATCGATGACTTGTTAGAAGCCATCGTATTGCAGTCAGACGTATTAGAGCTAACAGCAAGCCATATTGGCGCTGCTTCGGGTGTGGTGATTGAATCTCGTTTAGACAAAGGCCGCGGCCCAATTGCTTCTATCTTGGTTCAACATGGCCAGCTTGAAAAAGGTGATATCATTCTTTGTGGTCTAGAGTACGGTCGTATTCGTGCTATGAAAGATGAGAACGGTAAAGATATTGATTCTGCGGGTCCATCTATTCCTGTAGAAATTTTAGGTCTTTCTGGTGTGCCGCAAGCGGGTGACGAAGCTACTGTTGTTCGTGACGAGAAGAAAGCCCGTGAAGTTGCTTTGTATCGTCAAGGAAAATTCCGTGATGTTAAGTTAGCACGTCAGCAAAAATCTAAACTTGAAAACATGTTTGCCAACATGGAAGAAGGTGAAGTTCAGGAGCTAAACATTGTACTGAAATCTGATGTACAAGGTTCTCTTGAAGCGATTGCTGATTCATTAACTAAACTGTCTACTGATGAAGTTAAAGTTAATATCATTGGTCGCGGAGTAGGTGGTATCACTGAGACTGATGCAACCTTAGCTGCTGCTTCTAACGCTATCGTGTTAGGCTTTAACGTACGTGCAGACGCAACGGCGCGTCGCATTATTGAGTCGGAAAGCGTAGATCTCCACTACTACAGTGTTATTTATGACTTAATCGATGAAGTTAAGAGTGCGATGACAGGGCTACTAGCACCTGAATTCAAACAGCAAATTATGGGCTTGGCTGAAGTACGTGACGTATTTAAGTCACCTAAACTTGGCGCTATTGCTGGTTGTATGGTACTTGAAGGTCAGGTTAAACGTTCTAATCCTATTCGTGTATTACGTGACAATATCGTAATTTACGAAGGTGAACTTGAATCACTACGTCGCTTTAAAGATGATGTAAACGAAGTTCGCAACGGTATGGAATGTGGTATCGGCGTGAAGAACTATAATGATGTTCGTGCTGGTGACCAAATCGAAGTATTTGAGATTGTAGAAGTTAAACGTACACTATAA
- the rimP gene encoding ribosome maturation factor RimP, protein MATVEQRLTDMLTPAVEALGFELLGIEYVSAGKHSIVRLFIDHEDGINVDNCADVSRQASAIMDVEDPISTEYNLEVSSPGLERPLFKAEHYQRFIGDIAFMQLRMPVNNRRKWQGEIIAVEDDTVVLAVEKEQHRIALGNVQKAHLVPQFD, encoded by the coding sequence TTGGCAACTGTAGAACAACGACTAACTGACATGCTTACTCCCGCGGTAGAAGCGCTGGGATTTGAATTGTTGGGTATTGAATACGTCAGTGCTGGCAAGCACTCCATCGTGCGTCTTTTTATTGATCATGAAGATGGCATTAATGTGGATAACTGCGCGGATGTAAGCCGTCAGGCTAGCGCCATTATGGATGTTGAAGATCCAATTAGCACAGAATACAACCTAGAGGTTTCATCTCCTGGTTTAGAACGTCCTCTGTTTAAAGCAGAGCATTATCAACGTTTTATTGGTGATATTGCTTTTATGCAATTACGTATGCCAGTGAATAATCGTCGAAAATGGCAGGGCGAAATCATTGCTGTAGAAGACGATACTGTCGTGCTTGCAGTTGAAAAAGAACAACACCGGATAGCGCTAGGTAACGTACAAAAAGCGCATCTAGTTCCCCAGTTTGATTAA
- the rbfA gene encoding 30S ribosome-binding factor RbfA yields the protein MPREFSRPDRVAQQIQKEVAVILQRDVRDSRLSLVTVSAVEVTRDLAYAKIFVTFLDDSEEAVKASLEALKEHLPYIRHLLAKAMRLRAVPELRFDYDGSLREGLRMTELASQAVKSDQQKAEASGRTLSDDLEQEPEKEDE from the coding sequence ATGCCTAGAGAATTTAGCCGCCCAGATAGGGTTGCCCAACAAATTCAAAAAGAAGTCGCGGTGATTTTGCAACGTGATGTACGAGATTCACGTTTAAGCCTAGTGACGGTTTCAGCGGTTGAAGTGACTCGAGATTTGGCTTACGCCAAAATCTTTGTGACTTTTTTAGATGACAGTGAAGAAGCAGTCAAGGCTAGCCTTGAAGCCCTAAAAGAACACTTGCCGTATATTCGCCATTTATTAGCTAAGGCGATGCGTTTACGCGCTGTTCCAGAACTACGCTTTGATTACGATGGTTCTTTGCGTGAAGGTTTGCGAATGACAGAGTTGGCTAGCCAGGCAGTAAAAAGCGATCAGCAAAAAGCTGAAGCATCGGGTCGTACCTTGAGTGACGACTTAGAACAAGAGCCAGAGAAAGAGGACGAATAA
- the nusA gene encoding transcription termination factor NusA has translation MNKEVLLVVDAVSNEKALPREKIFEAMEVALATATKKKYEGDIEVRVDIDRKDGSFETFRRWMVVENQEAIENPYREITLEAAQYEEPDKELGDYVEEQIESVVFDRITTQTAKQVIVQKVREAERAQVVEQYFDQVNELVTGVVKKVSRENIIVDLGNNAEAVIHREESLPREAFRPGDRVRGLLYEVKPEARGAQLFMSRTRPEMLIELFRIEVPEIAEEMIDLKAAARDPGSRAKIAVKSNDRRIDPVGACVGMRGARVQAVSGELDNERVDIVLWDDNPAQFAINAMAPAEVASIIVDEDSHSMDIAVEQDNLAQAIGRNGQNVRLASQLTGWELNVMTVDEANNKHQAEAQKAVDTFVQYLDIDEEFSIVLAEEGFTTLEEIAYVPVAELLAIEGLDEDTVNQLRERAKAALVTEALAKEESLENAEPSEELLALEGMERHLAFVLASKGIISLEDLAEQGIDELEDIEELSEEKAGELIMAARQICWFGDEE, from the coding sequence ATGAACAAAGAAGTCTTGTTGGTTGTTGACGCGGTATCTAACGAAAAAGCATTACCGCGCGAAAAGATTTTTGAAGCTATGGAAGTAGCCTTAGCCACCGCAACCAAGAAAAAATATGAAGGTGATATTGAAGTTCGTGTTGATATTGATAGAAAAGACGGAAGTTTTGAAACTTTTCGTCGCTGGATGGTTGTTGAAAACCAAGAAGCTATCGAAAACCCTTACCGAGAAATCACTTTAGAAGCGGCCCAATACGAAGAACCAGATAAAGAACTGGGTGATTACGTAGAAGAGCAAATCGAGTCAGTCGTATTTGACCGAATTACTACTCAAACAGCTAAACAAGTTATCGTACAGAAAGTACGAGAAGCAGAGCGCGCTCAAGTTGTAGAACAGTATTTCGATCAAGTAAACGAGTTGGTAACGGGCGTTGTTAAAAAAGTTAGCCGTGAAAATATCATCGTTGATTTAGGTAATAACGCTGAAGCAGTGATTCACCGTGAAGAATCGCTTCCTCGTGAAGCCTTCCGACCGGGCGACCGTGTACGAGGTTTATTATATGAAGTTAAACCTGAAGCACGTGGCGCTCAATTATTCATGAGTCGTACTCGCCCTGAAATGTTGATCGAATTGTTCCGCATTGAAGTGCCAGAAATCGCAGAAGAAATGATTGATCTAAAAGCTGCGGCTCGTGATCCAGGTTCTCGCGCAAAAATTGCTGTTAAGAGTAACGACCGTCGCATCGATCCAGTGGGTGCATGTGTTGGTATGCGTGGTGCGCGTGTGCAAGCCGTATCTGGTGAATTAGATAACGAGCGTGTAGACATTGTATTATGGGATGATAATCCAGCTCAGTTCGCGATTAATGCTATGGCTCCAGCTGAAGTTGCTTCAATTATTGTTGATGAAGATAGCCATTCTATGGACATCGCAGTAGAGCAAGACAACTTGGCGCAAGCTATTGGTCGTAATGGTCAAAATGTTCGTCTAGCTTCTCAACTTACCGGTTGGGAACTTAACGTCATGACCGTTGATGAAGCGAACAATAAGCACCAAGCTGAAGCGCAAAAAGCGGTTGATACCTTTGTTCAGTATTTAGATATTGATGAAGAGTTTTCTATTGTGTTAGCCGAAGAAGGCTTTACCACACTAGAAGAAATTGCTTACGTACCAGTAGCCGAGTTATTGGCGATTGAAGGCTTAGATGAAGACACCGTTAACCAATTACGTGAACGTGCTAAAGCAGCATTAGTAACCGAAGCCTTAGCTAAAGAAGAATCTTTAGAGAACGCTGAGCCAAGTGAAGAGTTATTAGCGCTTGAAGGTATGGAACGTCATTTAGCATTTGTACTTGCTAGTAAAGGTATCATTTCTTTAGAAGACCTTGCCGAGCAAGGCATTGATGAATTAGAAGATATCGAAGAATTGTCGGAAGAAAAAGCCGGCGAACTAATTATGGCCGCCAGGCAGATTTGCTGGTTTGGCGACGAAGAATAG